GTAGGTGGGGACGCGCTCCAGCCAGCCCAGCGGCGTAATCATGGAAAGCAGCAGGTGCAACTCGGCGTGCTGCGGCACGTGCGACTGGATGAACATGGTCGCGTGCTCGGGGTCGAGGCCGGCGGAGAGCCAGTCGAGCATCACCTCGAGCGAGTTCTCCTTGATCTTCGAGGTGTCGGCGTAATCGGTGGTCAGCGCGTGCCAGTCGGCGATGAAGAAGAAGCAATCGTAGTTCTGCTGCAGGTGCACCCAGTTGTCGAGCGCGCCTACGAAGTTCCCCAAGTGGAGTTTCCCCGTGGAGCGCATGCCGCTGAGCACGCGTGGTTTGCGACCGGGTTTGGGAGCCTGCGCCATCACATCCTCATCAGCAGCGCGTCAACGAATCCCTTCACCGGCGCCACCAACGCCCAGATGACTCTTCCCCCGAACAGCACCAGCACGATCAGGCCGAAAATGCCGAGGGTGTCGTACACATTGCGGATGGGCTCGGGCAGGAAGTGACGGAGCACGTGGCTGCCGTCCAGCGGCGGGATGGGGATCAGGTTGAAGACGCCCAGGATCACATTGATGAACATCGCCTGGTAAAAGAGCAGCACGATCGGAGTCAGGAGAGATTCGGCATTCACGGGCTGACGGCCCGCCAGAGCGCGCACCGCTTCGCCGCCCGCGGCGGAGGTGAGTGCGATGACCGCGAGGATCAGGACCGCGCCCGAGGCGATTATAAAGTTGCTGATGGGGCCCACCACCGAGGTAAGGATGTCATCCCGCACGTGGTTGCGGAAGTTGAGCGGATTGACCGGCGTGGGCTTGGCCCAGCCGAAGACCGGCAGCCCGGTGAGGATCCCCAGCAGCGGCAGGAGCACCGTGCCCACCGGGTCGATGTGCTTGAGCGGGTTCAGGGTAATGCGGCCCAGCAGACGCGCGGTGGGGTCGCCGCAGCGGTTGGCCATCCAGGCGTGGGCGGATTCATGCACGCTGATGGCGAAGAGAAACACGATGATTT
This sequence is a window from Terriglobales bacterium. Protein-coding genes within it:
- the trpS gene encoding tryptophan--tRNA ligase codes for the protein MAQAPKPGRKPRVLSGMRSTGKLHLGNFVGALDNWVHLQQNYDCFFFIADWHALTTDYADTSKIKENSLEVMLDWLSAGLDPEHATMFIQSHVPQHAELHLLLSMITPLGWLERVPTYKEQRQNIKDKDLGTYGFLGYPVLQSADILIYQADYVPVGEDQVPHIELTREIARRFN
- a CDS encoding site-2 protease family protein, translating into MNLQHVDIFFQIIVFLFAISVHESAHAWMANRCGDPTARLLGRITLNPLKHIDPVGTVLLPLLGILTGLPVFGWAKPTPVNPLNFRNHVRDDILTSVVGPISNFIIASGAVLILAVIALTSAAGGEAVRALAGRQPVNAESLLTPIVLLFYQAMFINVILGVFNLIPIPPLDGSHVLRHFLPEPIRNVYDTLGIFGLIVLVLFGGRVIWALVAPVKGFVDALLMRM